A window of Thiocapsa bogorovii genomic DNA:
TATCTATCCCTTCAAGCTCTTCAACGCCATGATGTACGAGGATATGGGGAATCAAGGTCCGTTCGGCGCCATGATCCTGCCGTTCGATTACGCGACCTACTACGAGACGGGAGACACGACCGCGTCCGTGAAGCAGGCGATCCGTGACCCCATCGTCCAGCGCATGTACCAAGAGCCGTTCAAGCTCTACATGATGGACGAGTTCATGGCCTACTTCGGGGTCAGCGGCGGATGGAAGACCGATTACCCGCTGGTCGACGGCACCCTCGAGAACGTCGAGCCTAAATGGATGCGACAGATGGGCTCGCTCATGGTCAATCACGGCATTCAACCCGTGGGCCGCGATTGCGTCGAGTGCCATTCGCCCGACGGCATCCTCGATTATCGTGCCTTGGGCTATTCGGAGGAGCGTGCAGCTGAGCTCGAGACTCTCGACATGGTCGAGAATCTCCGCCCCGCGGCAAAGCTCTCCGCAAAGGGCGACGGGTGGTCCCGAATCCGGTAACGACCTTGCCGACTCGGAAGCCCGCGATGGCGAGCCGTCCGGTCCAATTGAGTCGAGGAGCAACGCATGGGACTCGCCCTGAGATTGTACGAGAACCTGACCGAGGCGCCGGACGACGCAACGCGCTTTAGGCTGATCGTCGAGACGATCGATGCCTTGGAGCAACAGTGGCCGCGCGCCGGCGATGTCGCCCTTCGGTCGGATGTCCGCGAGTCCGAGCTGCGGATCCAAAAAGAAATCGCCGAGCTTCGGGCCGAGGTAAAACGGGATATCGCCGCGCTTCGGGCCGAGGTCCAAAAGGATATCGCCAATGTCCATGCCACCATCGAGCGAACAAAGGTCGATCTGCTGAAGTGGATCGTACCCTTGATGCTGGGCCAGGTGGCCGCCCTCGCGGCATTAGTCAAGCTCCTCTGAACAGACCGCAGGACTCCTGCTGTACCACGTTCCCCCAGGTCCGACAGCCCCGCCGAGCACGCCGGTGACTTCCGTGCCCGGCCTATAGACAGGCATCCCTCAGCGCCTTCATGTATTCAAGTCCCTTCTGGCGGGCGAATGCAATATTACGTTCGGGGATGCCATCCGGATCGGGATAGTGTTGCAGCACGCTCTCGATGCTCTCTTCGCGGAGCAGATGCAACATCGGATACGGGGATCTGTTCGTATAATTTGCCGGATCATCCGCGGGCGCATCCGCAAACCGATAATCGGGATGGAAGCCGGCAACCTGATAATGACCTTCATAGCCTTCCGCTTCCAGAAGCCCTTCCGCCAGCGCAACCAAGTCCAGATAGGCCTCGAAATCCGGAAAGGCTCCCGGCAGGATCAACAGTGTTGTTTCAATCGACGGAGTCGTATCAAGGCGGCGGCATTCCGAAAAAAACGCTTTCAAGCAGGATTCCTGATCGGAGGCGTCCCCGACTTGGTAATGTATCGCGCCGCGATTGAACTCTCGTGCCGCAAAGGGACATAGACGACACCCGATCACGACCTCTGAGATCCATTTTTTGGTCCGCACGATCGCGTCCTCGGATTCACTCATCATCTGTTCCATTCATTCCGGCGAGTCGGTATCTGTATTCGGCGCGGCTCGGGAACCCGCGAGACACGGGTGCAGTATACGCATGCCCCGGCACACTCGATGGAAATCCATCGCAGACGGGCTCGACGACGCTGAAGGGCGCGATCTCCCGCAGTCCCATGCGCGGCTAGGATGGCCGCGACGAGCGGATACGGGTGAACTGCAAGGTTTCCTTGCAAGCCGTCACCGGAAATGCCTGAAAACTTTGCAGTTAGGATTGAGCGCATGCCCAAGAACACACCTAAAATACTGTTTTGATGGACTATAAAGCATGTGGTACAGCGATTGCGTTGTATCGCCTCGACCGTCCGGCTCCATTCAGGCGCCGACGCACAGCGGGGACGACAACCAGATGCCAACCACCGAAACCTATTACGAGGTCATGCGGCGCCAGGGGATCACGCGCCGCAGCTTCCTCAAATTCTGCAGCCTGACGGCCACCGCGCTCGGGCTCGCGCCGACCTTCGCCGGGAAGATCGCGCACGCCATGGAGACCAAGCCGCGGATTCCGGTCGTTTGGCTGCATGGGCTCGAATGCACCTGCTGCTCCGAGTCCTTTATCCGCTCCGCCCATCCGCTGGTGTCCGACGTGATCCTCTCCATGATCTCGCTCGATTACGACGATCTCATCATGGCGGCGGCCGGGCACCAGGCGGAGGCCATCCTGGAAGAGGTGCGCCACAAGCACGCCGGGAACTACATCCTCGCCGTCGAGGGCAATCCGCCC
This region includes:
- a CDS encoding DUF1640 domain-containing protein, with product MGLALRLYENLTEAPDDATRFRLIVETIDALEQQWPRAGDVALRSDVRESELRIQKEIAELRAEVKRDIAALRAEVQKDIANVHATIERTKVDLLKWIVPLMLGQVAALAALVKLL
- a CDS encoding DUF1415 domain-containing protein yields the protein MEQMMSESEDAIVRTKKWISEVVIGCRLCPFAAREFNRGAIHYQVGDASDQESCLKAFFSECRRLDTTPSIETTLLILPGAFPDFEAYLDLVALAEGLLEAEGYEGHYQVAGFHPDYRFADAPADDPANYTNRSPYPMLHLLREESIESVLQHYPDPDGIPERNIAFARQKGLEYMKALRDACL